A single region of the Cucumis melo cultivar AY chromosome 3, USDA_Cmelo_AY_1.0, whole genome shotgun sequence genome encodes:
- the LOC103485650 gene encoding vacuolar protein sorting-associated protein 45 homolog isoform X2, whose translation MLYQSRVNPCIILKRFAFSGPRQRIYSFCVASWLILDLGSITFETQIHILADSDEQDVVQQVVEFYGDFVAIDPYHFTLNMPSNHIYMIPAVVDPPSLQHFCDRVVDGIAALFLALKQRPVIRYQRTSDVAKRIAQEASKLMYQQESGLFDFRRMEVSPLLLVIDRRDDPLTPLLNQWTYQAMVHELIGIQDNKVDLKSIAKSSKDQQEVVLSSEQDSFYKANMYENFGDIGMNIKKLVDDFQQIAKSNQNIQTIEDMAKFVDNYPEYRKMHGNVSKHVTLVTEMSKIVEERKLMLVSQTEQELACNGGQVAAFEAVTNLLNNESISDIDRLRLVMLYALRYEKESPVQLMQLFNKLASRSAKYKTGLVQFLLKQAGVDKRTGDLYGNRDLLNIARNMARGLKGVENVYTQHQPLLVQTMESIIKGRLRDVDYPFVGNHFQQGRPQEVIIFIVGGTTYEESRAVALQNATTSGIRFILGGSVVLNSRRFLKDLEEGQRISRSSAPMI comes from the exons ATGCTGTATCAAAGTCGAGTGAATCCATGTATCATCTTAAAGCGGTTTGCTTTCTCAGGCCCACGTCAGAGAATATACAGCTTTTGCGTCGCCAGCTGGCTAATCCTAGATTTGGGGAGTATCACCTTT GAAACTCAGATTCATATTCTAGCTGATTCAGATGAGCAGGATGTTGTTCAGCAAGTTGTG GAGTTTTATGGGGATTTTGTGGCCATTGATCCTTATCATTTCACTTTAAATATGCCATCAAACCATATATACATGATTCCAGCAGTTGTTGATCCTCCTAGTTTGCAACATTTCTGTGACCGAGTCGTAGATGGCATTGCAGCACTTTTCTTGGCCTTAAAACAGAGACCTGTTATTCGGTACCAAAGGACTTCTGATGTTGCCAAGCGGATAGCGCAGGAAGCATCG AAACTTATGTATCAGCAAGAAAGTGGTCTGTTTGATTTTCGAAGAATGGAAGTTTCCCCTTTGTTGCTGGTAATTGATAGGAGGGATGACCCACTGACTCCCCTGCTCAATCAATGGACTTATCAG GCAATGGTTCATGAATTGATAGGTATTCAAGACAATAAAGTGGACTTGAAAAGCATTGCAAAATCTTCAAAGGATCAACAG GAGGTTGTGCTATCATCAGAGCAAGATTCGTTTTATAAAGCTAACATGTACGAGAATTTTGGAGATATTGGAATGAATATAAAGAAGTTGGTGGATGATTTTCAGCAAATTGCCAAAAGTAACCAGAACATACAGACAATAG AGGACATGGCCAAGTTTGTTGACAATTATCCAGAGTACAGAAAAATGCACGGTAATGTTTCAAAACATGTGACGTTGGTGACAGAGATGAGTAAAATAGTTGAGGAGCGGAAGCTTATGTTAGTTTCACAGACAGAACAGGAATTGGCTTGCAACGGTGGGCAAGTGGCTGCTTTTGAG GCTGTAACAAATCTTTTGAACAATGAGAGTATTTCTGATATAGACCGTCTGCGGCTTGTTATGTTGTATGCCTTACGGTATGAGAAGGAGAGCCCTGTCCAACTGATGCAGCTTTTCAATAAATTGGCTTCTCGTTCTGCCAAATATAAAACAGGG CTTGTCCAGTTTCTTTTAAAACAAGCTGGTGTTGATAAGCGAACGGGTGATCTTTATGGAAATCGAGATCTTTTGAATATTGCTCGTAACATGGCTCGTGGATTAAAG GGGGTTGAAAACGTATACACTCAGCATCAACCTCTTTTGGTCCAGACCATGGAAAGTATAATCAAGGGACGATTGAGAGATGTGGACTACCCGTTTGTTGGGAATCACTTTCAGCAAGGAAG GCCACAAGAAGTCATCATATTCATTGTAGGTGGGACGACATATGAGGAGTCACGTGCTGTAGCTTTACAAAATGCAACTACTTCTGGAATACGTTTTATACTGGGTGGTTCTGTGGTTCTAAATTCTAGGCG GTTTCTAAAGGACTTGGAAGAAGGTCAGCGGATATCTCGTTCGAGCGCCCCAATGATTTGA
- the LOC103485650 gene encoding vacuolar protein sorting-associated protein 45 homolog isoform X1, whose translation MVLISVVRDYINKMLQDISGMKVLILDSQTVSVVSVVYSQSELLQKEVFLVELVDAVSKSSESMYHLKAVCFLRPTSENIQLLRRQLANPRFGEYHLFFSNILKETQIHILADSDEQDVVQQVVEFYGDFVAIDPYHFTLNMPSNHIYMIPAVVDPPSLQHFCDRVVDGIAALFLALKQRPVIRYQRTSDVAKRIAQEASKLMYQQESGLFDFRRMEVSPLLLVIDRRDDPLTPLLNQWTYQAMVHELIGIQDNKVDLKSIAKSSKDQQEVVLSSEQDSFYKANMYENFGDIGMNIKKLVDDFQQIAKSNQNIQTIEDMAKFVDNYPEYRKMHGNVSKHVTLVTEMSKIVEERKLMLVSQTEQELACNGGQVAAFEAVTNLLNNESISDIDRLRLVMLYALRYEKESPVQLMQLFNKLASRSAKYKTGLVQFLLKQAGVDKRTGDLYGNRDLLNIARNMARGLKGVENVYTQHQPLLVQTMESIIKGRLRDVDYPFVGNHFQQGRPQEVIIFIVGGTTYEESRAVALQNATTSGIRFILGGSVVLNSRRFLKDLEEGQRISRSSAPMI comes from the exons ATGGTGCTGATTTCGGTCGTTCGGGATTACATCAACAAGATGTTGCAGGACATCTCCGGCATGAAGGTTCTCATCCTTGATTCTCAGACG GTCAGTGTTGTCAGTGTGGTGTACTCACAGTCGGAGCTTCTTCAGAAAGAAGTCTTTTTGGTTGAATTGGTAGATGCTGTATCAAAGTCGAGTGAATCCATGTATCATCTTAAAGCGGTTTGCTTTCTCAGGCCCACGTCAGAGAATATACAGCTTTTGCGTCGCCAGCTGGCTAATCCTAGATTTGGGGAGTATCACCTTT TTTTCTCCAACATTTTGAAGGAAACTCAGATTCATATTCTAGCTGATTCAGATGAGCAGGATGTTGTTCAGCAAGTTGTG GAGTTTTATGGGGATTTTGTGGCCATTGATCCTTATCATTTCACTTTAAATATGCCATCAAACCATATATACATGATTCCAGCAGTTGTTGATCCTCCTAGTTTGCAACATTTCTGTGACCGAGTCGTAGATGGCATTGCAGCACTTTTCTTGGCCTTAAAACAGAGACCTGTTATTCGGTACCAAAGGACTTCTGATGTTGCCAAGCGGATAGCGCAGGAAGCATCG AAACTTATGTATCAGCAAGAAAGTGGTCTGTTTGATTTTCGAAGAATGGAAGTTTCCCCTTTGTTGCTGGTAATTGATAGGAGGGATGACCCACTGACTCCCCTGCTCAATCAATGGACTTATCAG GCAATGGTTCATGAATTGATAGGTATTCAAGACAATAAAGTGGACTTGAAAAGCATTGCAAAATCTTCAAAGGATCAACAG GAGGTTGTGCTATCATCAGAGCAAGATTCGTTTTATAAAGCTAACATGTACGAGAATTTTGGAGATATTGGAATGAATATAAAGAAGTTGGTGGATGATTTTCAGCAAATTGCCAAAAGTAACCAGAACATACAGACAATAG AGGACATGGCCAAGTTTGTTGACAATTATCCAGAGTACAGAAAAATGCACGGTAATGTTTCAAAACATGTGACGTTGGTGACAGAGATGAGTAAAATAGTTGAGGAGCGGAAGCTTATGTTAGTTTCACAGACAGAACAGGAATTGGCTTGCAACGGTGGGCAAGTGGCTGCTTTTGAG GCTGTAACAAATCTTTTGAACAATGAGAGTATTTCTGATATAGACCGTCTGCGGCTTGTTATGTTGTATGCCTTACGGTATGAGAAGGAGAGCCCTGTCCAACTGATGCAGCTTTTCAATAAATTGGCTTCTCGTTCTGCCAAATATAAAACAGGG CTTGTCCAGTTTCTTTTAAAACAAGCTGGTGTTGATAAGCGAACGGGTGATCTTTATGGAAATCGAGATCTTTTGAATATTGCTCGTAACATGGCTCGTGGATTAAAG GGGGTTGAAAACGTATACACTCAGCATCAACCTCTTTTGGTCCAGACCATGGAAAGTATAATCAAGGGACGATTGAGAGATGTGGACTACCCGTTTGTTGGGAATCACTTTCAGCAAGGAAG GCCACAAGAAGTCATCATATTCATTGTAGGTGGGACGACATATGAGGAGTCACGTGCTGTAGCTTTACAAAATGCAACTACTTCTGGAATACGTTTTATACTGGGTGGTTCTGTGGTTCTAAATTCTAGGCG GTTTCTAAAGGACTTGGAAGAAGGTCAGCGGATATCTCGTTCGAGCGCCCCAATGATTTGA
- the LOC103485650 gene encoding vacuolar protein sorting-associated protein 45 homolog isoform X3: MYHLKAVCFLRPTSENIQLLRRQLANPRFGEYHLFFSNILKETQIHILADSDEQDVVQQVVEFYGDFVAIDPYHFTLNMPSNHIYMIPAVVDPPSLQHFCDRVVDGIAALFLALKQRPVIRYQRTSDVAKRIAQEASKLMYQQESGLFDFRRMEVSPLLLVIDRRDDPLTPLLNQWTYQAMVHELIGIQDNKVDLKSIAKSSKDQQEVVLSSEQDSFYKANMYENFGDIGMNIKKLVDDFQQIAKSNQNIQTIEDMAKFVDNYPEYRKMHGNVSKHVTLVTEMSKIVEERKLMLVSQTEQELACNGGQVAAFEAVTNLLNNESISDIDRLRLVMLYALRYEKESPVQLMQLFNKLASRSAKYKTGLVQFLLKQAGVDKRTGDLYGNRDLLNIARNMARGLKGVENVYTQHQPLLVQTMESIIKGRLRDVDYPFVGNHFQQGRPQEVIIFIVGGTTYEESRAVALQNATTSGIRFILGGSVVLNSRRFLKDLEEGQRISRSSAPMI, translated from the exons ATGTATCATCTTAAAGCGGTTTGCTTTCTCAGGCCCACGTCAGAGAATATACAGCTTTTGCGTCGCCAGCTGGCTAATCCTAGATTTGGGGAGTATCACCTTT TTTTCTCCAACATTTTGAAGGAAACTCAGATTCATATTCTAGCTGATTCAGATGAGCAGGATGTTGTTCAGCAAGTTGTG GAGTTTTATGGGGATTTTGTGGCCATTGATCCTTATCATTTCACTTTAAATATGCCATCAAACCATATATACATGATTCCAGCAGTTGTTGATCCTCCTAGTTTGCAACATTTCTGTGACCGAGTCGTAGATGGCATTGCAGCACTTTTCTTGGCCTTAAAACAGAGACCTGTTATTCGGTACCAAAGGACTTCTGATGTTGCCAAGCGGATAGCGCAGGAAGCATCG AAACTTATGTATCAGCAAGAAAGTGGTCTGTTTGATTTTCGAAGAATGGAAGTTTCCCCTTTGTTGCTGGTAATTGATAGGAGGGATGACCCACTGACTCCCCTGCTCAATCAATGGACTTATCAG GCAATGGTTCATGAATTGATAGGTATTCAAGACAATAAAGTGGACTTGAAAAGCATTGCAAAATCTTCAAAGGATCAACAG GAGGTTGTGCTATCATCAGAGCAAGATTCGTTTTATAAAGCTAACATGTACGAGAATTTTGGAGATATTGGAATGAATATAAAGAAGTTGGTGGATGATTTTCAGCAAATTGCCAAAAGTAACCAGAACATACAGACAATAG AGGACATGGCCAAGTTTGTTGACAATTATCCAGAGTACAGAAAAATGCACGGTAATGTTTCAAAACATGTGACGTTGGTGACAGAGATGAGTAAAATAGTTGAGGAGCGGAAGCTTATGTTAGTTTCACAGACAGAACAGGAATTGGCTTGCAACGGTGGGCAAGTGGCTGCTTTTGAG GCTGTAACAAATCTTTTGAACAATGAGAGTATTTCTGATATAGACCGTCTGCGGCTTGTTATGTTGTATGCCTTACGGTATGAGAAGGAGAGCCCTGTCCAACTGATGCAGCTTTTCAATAAATTGGCTTCTCGTTCTGCCAAATATAAAACAGGG CTTGTCCAGTTTCTTTTAAAACAAGCTGGTGTTGATAAGCGAACGGGTGATCTTTATGGAAATCGAGATCTTTTGAATATTGCTCGTAACATGGCTCGTGGATTAAAG GGGGTTGAAAACGTATACACTCAGCATCAACCTCTTTTGGTCCAGACCATGGAAAGTATAATCAAGGGACGATTGAGAGATGTGGACTACCCGTTTGTTGGGAATCACTTTCAGCAAGGAAG GCCACAAGAAGTCATCATATTCATTGTAGGTGGGACGACATATGAGGAGTCACGTGCTGTAGCTTTACAAAATGCAACTACTTCTGGAATACGTTTTATACTGGGTGGTTCTGTGGTTCTAAATTCTAGGCG GTTTCTAAAGGACTTGGAAGAAGGTCAGCGGATATCTCGTTCGAGCGCCCCAATGATTTGA
- the LOC103485651 gene encoding putative UDP-glucuronate:xylan alpha-glucuronosyltransferase 3, producing the protein MRAHPPSPIEPRHRLSSSFNEETSKRRFQRIRDFKVVERALHIPIRDRVLNCKPSLKLVLVIIVLGTIVTCFHSPAVHISDHPLKGSRWTGRDARYMSFSEVNWDEVSDVVESLTDRNKYQGIGLLNFNDSEVDHWKQLFLEAELVVFQLDHAANNLTWEALYPEWIDEEEEFEVPSCPSLPKLQIPLKPRIDLVAVKLPCDKSGRWSRDVPRLHLQLEAARVAASAKGNRFVHVLLVTKCFPIPNLFPCKELITREGNVWLYRPNLNILRDKLQLPIGSCELSVPLKAKENFYSERANREAYATILHSAHIYVCGAIAAAQSIRMTGSTRDLVILVDETISEYHRGGLEAAGWKIFTIQRIRNPKAERDAYNEWNYSKFRLWQLTDYDKIIFIDADMLIFRNIDFLFEMPEITATGNNATLFNSGVMVIEPSNCTFQLLMDHINEIESYNGGDQGYLNEIFTWWHRIPKHMNFLKHFWEGDEEEKKEMKTRLFGADPPILYVLHYLGNKPWICFRDYDCNWNVDLLLEFASNVAHKRWWKVHDAMPKNLQKFCLLRSKQKAQLEWDRRQAEKANFTNGHWKIKIKDPRLKTCFEDFCFWESMLWHWGETNWTDNSSVPASPTTTTTTVPLSSL; encoded by the exons ATGAGAGCTCATCCACCAAGCCCCATTGAACCCAGACATCGAttgtcttcttcttttaa TGAAGAAACAAGTAAGAGAAGGTTCCAAAGAATTAGAGATTTCAAAGTTGTTGAGAGGGCCCTGCACATTCCCATTCGTGATAGGGTTTTGAATTGCAAACCTTCGCTAAAGCTTGTGCTGGTTATTATAGTTCTAGGAACAATAGTGACATGCTTCCATTCACCTGCAGTTCATATTTCTGATCATCCATTGAAAGGATCAAG ATGGACAGGTAGAGATGCTCGTTATATGTCCTTTTCAGAAGTCAACTGGGATGAGGTTTCTGATGTTGTTGAGTCACTGACTGACCGAAACAAGTATCAGGGAATTGGCTTGCTGAACTTTAATGATAGTGAGGTTGACCACTGGAAACAACTTTTTTTGGAAGCAGAGCTTGTTGTTTTTCAACTAGACCATGCAGCCAACAATTTAACATGGGAAGCCCTGTACCCTGAATGGATTGACGAGGAAGAAGAATTTGAGGTTCCCTCTTGTCCTTCTTTACCAAAGCTTCAGATTCCTCTGAAACCCCGTATAGATCTTGTAGCTGTGAAGCTTCCATGTGACAAATCAGGTAGATGGTCAAGAGACGTGCCTCGGTTGCACTTGCAACTTGAAGCAGCAAGGGTTGCTGCATCTGCTAAAGGGAATCGTTTCGTGCATGTACTTTTGGTGACTAAATGCTTTCCTATCCCAAATCTCTTTCCGTGCAAAGAACTAATCACACGTGAAGGCAATGTATGGCTTTATAGGCCGAACTTGAATATCTTGAGGGACAAACTACAGCTCCCCATTGGATCATGTGAACTGTCAGTTCCTCTAAAGGCTAAAG AAAATTTTTACTCAGAAAGAGCGAACAGAGAAGCATATGCAACAATTTTGCACTCCGCACATATCTATGTCTGTGGAGCTATTGCAGCTGCTCAGAGTATTCGCATGACTGGTTCCACACGGGATCTTGTAATACTTGTTGATGAAACAATTAGTGAGTACCACAGAGGCGGCTTGGAGGCAGCTGGTTGGAAGATCTTTACAATCCAAAGAATCAGGAACCCAAAAGCTGAACGAGATGCATACAACGAATGGAACTACAGCAAATTCCGTCTTTGGCAGTTGACAGATTATGACAAGATAATTTTTATAGATGCTGACATGCTCATTTTTAGAAATATTGACTTCCTCTTTGAGATGCCCGAGATAACTGCAACAGGAAACAACGCTACCTTATTCAATTCAGGAGTTATGGTGATCGAACCATCAAATTGCACATTTCAGTTGCTAATGGATCACATCAATGAGATAGAGTCTTATAATGGTGGCGACCAAGGGTACCTAAACGAAATCTTCACATGGTGGCACCGGATACCGAAGCACATGAACTTCTTGAAGCACTTCTGGGAAGGTgatgaagaagagaagaaggagaTGAAGACTCGTCTCTTTGGAGCTGACCCTCCAATCCTTTATGTTCTCCATTATCTGGGTAATAAACCTTGGATTTGCTTTCGGGACTACGACTGCAATTGGAATGTAGACCTTCTACTGGAGTTTGCTAGCAATGTTGCTCATAAGAGATGGTGGAAGGTACATGATGCCATGCCTAAAAACCTACAGAAGTTCTGTCTGCTTCGGTCGAAGCAGAAGGCACAATTGGAGTGGGACCGAAGGCAAGCAGAGAAAGCAAACTTCACAAATGGACACTGGAAAATAAAGATTAAAGACCCTCGTTTGAAGACATGTTTTGAAGATTTTTGCTTCTGGGAGAGTATGTTATGGCATTGGGGTGAAACAAACTGGACAGATAATTCTTCTGTTCCTGCATCTCCTACTACTACCACAACTACAGTACCTCTCTCGTCCCTTTAA
- the LOC103485652 gene encoding uncharacterized protein LOC103485652, translating to MLFITAPNSALSAVSTPPSLPHSVFRWSSISPTNLPFPFLDHRFPSTSNNSLLLHARKRNSESQPVLKPNIVQEVSEDEEHDVLVDEFEEGDVLDSVDEIMEDDGEDYFEEEYMEDNAEVYVRFSPLNMEIFS from the exons ATGCTCTTCATTACGGCTCCTAATTCCGCACTCTCTGCAGTTTCCACTCCACCAAGCCTTCCACACAGTGTTTTCCGATGGTCTTCAATCTCCCCCACTAATCTTCCTTTCCCATTTCTCGACCACCGATTTCCTTCTACTTCGAACAATTCCCTATTACTTCATGCCAGAAAGAGAAACTCAGAATCACAGCCGGTTCTCAAACCCAACATCGTCCAGGAAGTGTCCGAGGACGAAGAACATGACGTCCTTGTCGATGAATTTGAAGAAG GAGACGTTCTTGATTCCGTAGATGAGATAATGGAAGATGATGGCGAAGATTACTTTGAAGAAGAGTATATGGAGGATAATGCTGAAGTCTATGTAAGATTTTCGCCTCTAAATATGGAAATATTCAGCTGA